One genomic segment of Pandoraea thiooxydans includes these proteins:
- a CDS encoding urate hydroxylase PuuD, whose translation MESFVTDWLNLALRWLHVVAAIAWIGESFYFVMLDNGLKAPQDAEARQRGVSGEMWSVHGGGFYHSQKYLVSPPKMPAELHWSKWKSYATWMSGFGLFTVLYLMQPETYLIDKSVANITPSAAVIIALAFLAGGWIVYDGLCRLLGKNDRVLGVAVAIFIVACTYATTHIFSGRAAYLIIGAMMATSMSANVFFWIIPGQRKMVDALSRGETPDPRPGKLGKQRSVHNTYFTLPVVFIMISNHYAFTYTNKYNWIMLSLIMLAGAMIRQFFVLRHAGKNVYALPVAGAALLVGVAVWAAPRPAAVPMPANASAKPIRLADIQPILQARCIECHSAKPTMMGSAPAGVMFDTPDEISANAERIYQQAVQLKAMPLGNVTHITAEERTKLAQWFTEGAQK comes from the coding sequence ATGGAATCGTTTGTTACCGATTGGCTCAATTTGGCGCTGCGCTGGCTGCACGTCGTGGCCGCCATTGCCTGGATCGGCGAGTCGTTTTATTTCGTTATGCTTGACAACGGCCTGAAGGCGCCGCAAGACGCCGAGGCTCGCCAACGCGGCGTATCGGGAGAAATGTGGTCGGTGCATGGCGGCGGCTTCTACCACTCGCAGAAGTATTTGGTTTCGCCGCCGAAAATGCCGGCCGAGCTGCACTGGTCGAAATGGAAATCCTACGCCACCTGGATGTCAGGCTTCGGCCTGTTCACGGTGCTGTACCTGATGCAGCCCGAAACCTACCTGATCGACAAGAGCGTGGCGAACATCACCCCGAGCGCGGCGGTGATCATTGCGCTGGCGTTCCTGGCCGGCGGCTGGATCGTCTACGACGGGCTGTGCCGCCTGCTCGGCAAGAACGACCGCGTGCTGGGCGTGGCGGTGGCGATCTTCATCGTTGCCTGCACCTATGCCACCACGCACATCTTCTCGGGCCGCGCGGCGTACCTGATCATCGGCGCAATGATGGCGACCTCGATGTCGGCCAACGTGTTCTTCTGGATCATCCCCGGCCAGCGCAAGATGGTCGATGCACTCTCGCGTGGAGAAACACCCGATCCGCGACCGGGCAAACTGGGCAAGCAACGTTCGGTGCACAACACCTATTTCACGTTGCCTGTCGTGTTCATCATGATCAGCAACCACTACGCGTTCACCTACACGAACAAGTACAACTGGATCATGCTGTCGCTGATCATGCTCGCCGGCGCGATGATCCGTCAGTTCTTCGTGCTGCGTCATGCGGGCAAGAACGTCTACGCGCTGCCGGTTGCCGGCGCGGCGCTGCTCGTCGGCGTCGCCGTGTGGGCCGCCCCGCGTCCCGCGGCCGTCCCGATGCCGGCCAACGCCTCGGCCAAGCCGATCCGGCTGGCCGATATCCAGCCGATTTTGCAGGCGCGCTGCATCGAATGCCATTCGGCTAAACCGACGATGATGGGCAGTGCGCCCGCCGGCGTCATGTTCGACACGCCTGACGAAATTTCGGCCAATGCGGAGCGCATCTACCAGCAAGCGGTACAGCTAAAGGCCATGCCGCTGGGCAATGTCACGCACATCACCGCGGAGGAACGCACCAAGCTCGCGCAGTGGTTCACCGAAGGCGCACAAAAATAA
- a CDS encoding ABC transporter ATP-binding protein, translating into MLKVEDLQVAYGGVQAVRGISLEVSAGEITALLGANGAGKSSTLLSLVGSVKPKAGRITFDGSDITGLTPDVLVKRGIALIPEGGRVFARQPVEQNLRLGGYVVANDATYRERIDQVYTLFPRLAERRTQIAGTLSGGERQMLAIGRALMSGPRLLLVDEPSLGLSPLLVETVFDTLANLNKMGTTILLVEQNMAQALEVAKRAYVMQSGRIALHGDADEIGASDEVRRAYLGL; encoded by the coding sequence TTGCTCAAAGTCGAGGACCTGCAGGTTGCCTATGGCGGCGTGCAGGCGGTGCGGGGCATTTCGCTCGAGGTTTCCGCGGGCGAGATCACGGCTTTGCTCGGAGCGAACGGCGCCGGCAAATCGAGCACGCTGCTCTCGCTGGTCGGCTCGGTCAAGCCCAAGGCCGGGCGCATCACCTTTGACGGCAGCGATATCACCGGACTGACGCCGGACGTGCTGGTCAAGCGCGGCATTGCGTTGATCCCGGAGGGCGGTCGCGTATTCGCGCGCCAACCGGTCGAGCAGAACCTGCGCCTGGGCGGCTACGTGGTCGCCAACGACGCTACGTATCGCGAGCGCATCGATCAGGTCTACACGCTGTTTCCGCGCCTGGCCGAGCGGCGCACCCAGATCGCCGGGACGCTTTCCGGTGGCGAGCGGCAGATGCTGGCCATCGGTCGGGCCCTGATGAGCGGGCCGCGCCTGTTGCTGGTCGACGAACCCAGCCTGGGGCTCTCGCCATTGTTGGTCGAGACTGTGTTCGACACACTGGCCAACCTCAACAAGATGGGTACGACCATTTTGCTGGTCGAACAAAATATGGCGCAGGCGCTGGAAGTGGCCAAACGGGCTTACGTCATGCAAAGCGGCAGGATCGCGCTGCATGGCGACGCCGATGAAATTGGCGCCTCAGACGAAGTAAGGCGGGCCTATCTCGGTTTGTGA
- a CDS encoding ABC transporter ATP-binding protein: MALLEVKELTKRFGGLVANADVSFGVESGEIVAIIGPNGAGKSTLFNCLAGHFAPTSGSVTFDGKELVGLTPEAVAARGLMRTYQIPRSFGAMTVLENVMVGALLHHPTLAGAREAAHEVLALVDLDKRAEVKAGELNVAGQKRIELARALATSPKLLLLDEVAGGLNPTEAVELAEILRKIHARGVTLVIVEHVLEVVMRLAHRVMVLNFGKLIASGEPKEIVSNPTVIEAYLGRKYRA, translated from the coding sequence GTGGCTCTGCTCGAAGTTAAGGAACTCACTAAACGCTTTGGCGGGCTGGTTGCCAATGCCGACGTCAGCTTTGGGGTCGAGAGCGGAGAAATCGTCGCGATCATCGGCCCCAACGGTGCCGGCAAGAGCACGCTGTTCAATTGCCTGGCCGGACATTTTGCGCCGACCTCGGGCAGCGTGACATTCGACGGCAAAGAACTCGTCGGGCTGACGCCCGAAGCGGTCGCGGCCCGAGGTTTGATGCGGACCTATCAGATTCCGCGCAGCTTCGGCGCGATGACCGTGCTCGAAAACGTCATGGTCGGCGCATTGCTGCATCATCCGACGCTGGCCGGCGCACGCGAGGCGGCACACGAGGTGCTGGCGCTGGTGGACCTGGACAAGCGAGCCGAGGTCAAGGCGGGCGAGTTGAACGTGGCCGGGCAAAAGCGAATCGAGTTGGCACGCGCGCTGGCGACTTCGCCCAAGCTGCTGCTGCTCGACGAGGTGGCCGGCGGCCTGAATCCTACCGAGGCGGTCGAATTGGCGGAAATTCTTCGCAAGATTCATGCGCGGGGTGTCACGCTGGTGATCGTCGAGCACGTGCTCGAGGTCGTGATGCGTCTGGCGCATCGGGTCATGGTGCTCAATTTCGGCAAGCTGATTGCATCGGGCGAGCCCAAGGAAATCGTATCCAACCCGACCGTCATCGAGGCATATCTGGGGAGAAAGTACCGTGCCTGA
- a CDS encoding branched-chain amino acid ABC transporter permease has protein sequence MDESQLEIEPQPVQVFSSQRKDVAEMKATAPTGQPWIKWVLGLVLLGLIVFPFIVTDPYSQQIVVMALMYGALGAAWNLVGGFLGRVSFGHAVFLGLGAYTTLLLLHHAHLSPWLGIPLGGVVAAVVAFVVGRPTLRLTGHYFAMATIAVLSVAQLLVVNWDWAGGATGVEAPIANSAWLLLFRSKAPYYWIAFALALFTLWATIALVRSKTGFYWRAINGDEAAARSLGVPAERYKMRAFVLSAALTGVWGGFYGVYIGFIDPDSAFNLTLSVQIVLVAILGGVGSIAGPWLGAAVLIPLAEGTRVALGSSGQGMDLLLYGLAIVLVSLFLPSGLITLRLRRGSARS, from the coding sequence ATGGACGAATCCCAATTGGAAATCGAACCGCAACCGGTGCAAGTGTTTTCTTCGCAAAGAAAGGACGTGGCCGAAATGAAGGCAACAGCCCCCACCGGCCAACCTTGGATCAAATGGGTTCTCGGATTGGTCTTGCTTGGATTGATTGTGTTTCCATTCATCGTGACCGATCCCTATTCGCAGCAGATCGTCGTGATGGCGTTGATGTACGGCGCATTGGGCGCGGCGTGGAATCTGGTGGGCGGATTCCTCGGGCGCGTCTCGTTCGGCCATGCCGTGTTTCTCGGTCTGGGCGCCTACACCACGCTGCTGCTGCTGCATCACGCCCATCTCAGCCCCTGGCTCGGAATTCCGCTGGGTGGCGTGGTCGCCGCCGTGGTTGCCTTCGTCGTCGGCAGGCCCACGCTGCGGCTGACCGGGCACTATTTTGCGATGGCCACGATCGCCGTGCTGTCGGTCGCGCAACTGCTGGTCGTCAATTGGGATTGGGCCGGCGGCGCGACCGGCGTCGAAGCGCCGATCGCCAATAGCGCGTGGCTGCTGCTGTTTCGCTCCAAGGCGCCGTATTACTGGATTGCCTTCGCGCTGGCGCTATTTACGCTGTGGGCCACGATCGCACTGGTGCGCTCCAAGACCGGATTCTACTGGCGGGCAATCAACGGCGACGAGGCCGCCGCGCGCAGCCTGGGCGTGCCGGCCGAGCGCTACAAGATGCGCGCCTTCGTGCTGTCGGCCGCGCTCACCGGCGTCTGGGGCGGCTTCTATGGCGTTTATATCGGATTCATCGACCCGGATTCCGCGTTCAATTTGACGCTTTCCGTGCAGATCGTGCTGGTCGCCATTCTCGGCGGGGTCGGCAGCATCGCCGGGCCGTGGCTGGGCGCCGCGGTGCTGATTCCTCTGGCCGAAGGCACGCGGGTCGCGCTGGGCAGCTCCGGCCAGGGCATGGACTTGCTGCTGTATGGGCTGGCGATCGTTCTGGTCAGTTTGTTTTTGCCGAGTGGTTTAATCACATTGAGGTTACGTCGTGGCTCTGCTCGAAGTTAA
- a CDS encoding branched-chain amino acid ABC transporter permease, with product MFEALATGLFNGLIYAAIAVGLALIWGITDVINFAHGDFLMLGMYAAYWMFTLGHVDPTLSAPIAACLLAFVGFLSYAVIIRPLQRGSPMIVILATFGLGLVLRQLAFIAFSPDYRNLPDTWLSGAVNLAGVSLGRPQVATGLVALVVTGLLFLLVYRTRWGHALQAVAEDRQAASFVGIAADRINAQVWMLGSAAVGLAGALLTSFFYVFPSVGSVFGLLAFVAVAMGGFGSLPGAFISGILIGVVESMTGYLVEPAYKMVSIFVIFLLVLWYRPRGLFGRW from the coding sequence GTGTTCGAGGCTCTCGCCACGGGTTTATTCAACGGCCTGATCTACGCAGCGATCGCGGTGGGTCTGGCGTTGATATGGGGCATCACGGATGTCATCAATTTTGCGCACGGTGACTTTCTGATGCTTGGCATGTATGCCGCCTACTGGATGTTCACCCTCGGGCACGTCGATCCGACCCTGTCCGCACCGATCGCCGCATGCCTGCTGGCTTTCGTGGGGTTTCTGTCCTATGCGGTGATCATCCGGCCGCTGCAGCGCGGCTCACCGATGATCGTGATTCTGGCGACCTTCGGGTTGGGGCTGGTGCTGCGCCAGCTTGCTTTCATCGCGTTCTCGCCGGATTACCGCAATCTGCCCGATACCTGGCTCTCGGGGGCGGTCAATCTCGCCGGTGTCTCGCTTGGGCGTCCCCAGGTGGCCACCGGCCTGGTGGCCCTGGTGGTCACCGGGCTGCTGTTCCTGCTGGTGTATCGGACCCGCTGGGGACATGCATTGCAGGCGGTGGCCGAGGACCGGCAGGCAGCGTCGTTTGTCGGCATTGCCGCGGACCGCATCAACGCGCAAGTATGGATGCTGGGCAGCGCGGCGGTGGGGCTGGCAGGCGCTTTGCTCACCAGCTTTTTCTACGTATTTCCGTCGGTCGGCAGCGTATTCGGACTGCTGGCTTTCGTAGCGGTGGCCATGGGCGGTTTCGGATCGCTGCCGGGTGCTTTCATTTCCGGCATCCTGATCGGGGTGGTCGAGTCGATGACCGGTTACCTGGTCGAGCCCGCCTATAAGATGGTCAGTATTTTCGTGATTTTCCTGCTGGTCCTCTGGTATCGGCCGCGCGGTCTTTTCGGGCGGTGGTGA
- a CDS encoding ABC transporter substrate-binding protein: protein MKKLFAVLMASLGIALAQGASAQQKVIKIGAVYPLSGALASTGGELKQAIELAEDIINNPHPELKGIPLAAGAGLPKLGGAKIQVVFSDSQGKPGIGQAEAERLIDQEHVVALTGAYQSDVTKTASRIAEQRGIPYLNGESSSPDLTQRGYKWFFRTTPNDETFIHNMMEFLDGLKNQPTKKIAVVYENTDFGVNTYKAVQKFAKQSGREIVANIAYSAGSPSLNSETQKLAAAKPDVAIFASYTSDAMLFVRTMRQMNYAPPIFLANDAGFIDSRFISEVGPQVQGVLTRDVWSNDLYTVKPIIKQVNDMFKAKTGKDLNGNSARSLQGVLVLADAINRAGSTNPEAIRKALADTNLSADQIIMPWAGVKFDSNGQNLKGQGLILQLEGKQYQTVWPANYKKKQNLPILPFTWKK, encoded by the coding sequence ATGAAGAAACTGTTTGCAGTACTGATGGCGAGTTTGGGGATCGCGCTGGCGCAGGGTGCGTCCGCGCAGCAAAAGGTGATCAAGATCGGGGCGGTCTATCCGTTGAGCGGCGCGCTGGCGTCGACCGGAGGCGAGCTCAAGCAGGCCATCGAGCTCGCGGAGGACATCATCAACAATCCGCATCCCGAACTCAAGGGCATTCCGCTTGCCGCCGGCGCAGGCCTGCCGAAGCTGGGCGGGGCGAAGATCCAGGTGGTTTTCTCGGACTCGCAGGGCAAGCCCGGCATCGGGCAGGCCGAAGCCGAGCGCCTGATCGATCAGGAGCATGTGGTGGCGCTCACCGGCGCCTATCAGTCCGACGTGACCAAAACCGCCAGCCGTATTGCCGAGCAGCGCGGCATTCCCTATCTGAACGGGGAATCGAGCAGCCCCGATCTGACGCAACGTGGCTACAAGTGGTTCTTCCGCACCACGCCGAACGACGAAACCTTCATTCACAACATGATGGAGTTTCTCGATGGCCTGAAGAATCAGCCGACCAAGAAGATCGCGGTGGTGTACGAGAACACCGACTTCGGCGTGAATACCTATAAGGCCGTGCAGAAGTTCGCCAAGCAATCGGGCCGTGAAATCGTCGCGAACATCGCCTACTCGGCCGGCTCTCCGTCGCTGAACTCCGAGACGCAAAAACTCGCCGCGGCCAAACCCGACGTGGCAATCTTCGCCAGCTATACGTCGGACGCCATGCTGTTCGTGCGCACGATGCGGCAAATGAACTACGCTCCGCCGATTTTCCTGGCCAACGACGCCGGCTTTATCGATTCGCGTTTCATCTCCGAGGTGGGTCCGCAGGTGCAAGGCGTGCTCACGCGTGACGTGTGGTCGAACGATCTGTACACCGTCAAGCCGATCATCAAGCAAGTCAACGACATGTTCAAGGCCAAGACCGGCAAGGATCTCAACGGTAACAGCGCGCGCTCCCTGCAAGGGGTGCTGGTGCTGGCCGATGCGATCAACCGTGCCGGCTCGACCAATCCGGAGGCGATCCGCAAGGCGCTGGCCGATACCAACCTGAGCGCGGATCAAATCATCATGCCGTGGGCGGGCGTCAAGTTCGACAGCAACGGGCAGAACCTGAAAGGGCAGGGTTTGATTCTGCAGCTGGAAGGCAAGCAATATCAAACCGTGTGGCCTGCCAACTACAAAAAGAAACAGAACCTGCCGATCCTTCCGTTCACCTGGAAGAAGTAA
- a CDS encoding IclR family transcriptional regulator yields MKQTTPISSLERPLFLTSFFSHEKPVWTLADLARVSGLPKASCLRALRALERFAVIQRFEGGYRLGTRLLELGGIVQASYPARRVAMPFLEQLRDQTLQSTQWVIRDGNEGIYLDVFESRARVRMYIAPGRRAPLYAGASTRLILTFSDAHLKAEILGGAMRAYTEITPCAPAELEALIDLSARTWLAASFGELEPHSAEIAAPVFGLGGEFVAAISLAGTAAVFADEASLLGYLEAVSKTAEEVSRTLGYSGPWQTDPRRFLQEMPALSPDRGRAD; encoded by the coding sequence ATGAAACAGACAACGCCGATATCGTCGCTGGAGCGCCCGCTCTTTCTGACCAGTTTTTTTTCGCATGAAAAGCCGGTCTGGACCCTGGCGGATCTGGCCCGGGTCTCCGGCTTGCCCAAGGCGAGCTGCCTGCGCGCGCTGCGGGCACTGGAGCGCTTCGCGGTGATCCAGCGGTTCGAGGGCGGCTATCGTCTGGGTACGCGCCTGCTGGAGCTGGGCGGAATCGTTCAGGCGAGCTATCCGGCGCGGCGCGTGGCCATGCCTTTTCTCGAGCAATTGCGCGACCAGACGCTGCAGTCGACGCAATGGGTGATACGCGACGGCAACGAGGGCATCTATCTCGACGTATTCGAGTCGCGTGCCCGGGTACGCATGTATATCGCACCGGGGCGGCGCGCGCCGCTTTATGCTGGTGCGTCCACCCGCCTGATTCTTACGTTTTCCGATGCGCATCTCAAGGCGGAAATCCTCGGCGGAGCGATGCGCGCCTATACCGAAATCACGCCGTGTGCCCCGGCCGAGCTGGAGGCGCTGATCGATTTGTCGGCGCGCACCTGGCTGGCTGCCAGCTTTGGCGAGCTCGAGCCGCATTCGGCCGAAATTGCGGCGCCGGTATTCGGGCTGGGCGGTGAATTCGTCGCTGCGATCAGTCTGGCGGGAACCGCTGCGGTGTTTGCCGATGAGGCATCGTTGCTGGGGTATTTGGAGGCAGTATCGAAAACGGCCGAGGAGGTATCCCGCACGCTCGGGTATAGCGGGCCGTGGCAAACGGATCCGCGGCGGTTTTTGCAGGAAATGCCGGCTTTGTCCCCGGACAGGGGGCGCGCGGACTAG
- a CDS encoding amino acid permease, whose protein sequence is MHHSQPGLKRSLGERHIRLMALGTAIGVGLFLGSGEAIQMAGPAIMLAYLLGGFVVFVIMRALGEMAVHNPVAGSFSRYAQEALGPLAGYLTGWTYWFLWMVTCIAEITAVAIYMGVWFPEVPRWIWALAALSMMGAVNLVAVKAYGEFEFWFALIKVVAIIVMIIGGLGMIVFGLGNDGVPIGIGNLWRHGGFFPNGAQGLLTSLQMVMFAYIGVELIGLAAGEAAKPEKSIPGAINSVLWRILIFYVGALFVILSIYPWHQIGASGSPFVATFERLGLKSAAGIINFVVLTAALSSCNGGIFSTGRMLYNLAQQRQAPGVFGRTASNGVPRLALLVSMGILLFGVLLNYLVPGKVFVWVTSIATFGGIWTWIMILLTQMRFRRNLSPEERRQLAFRMPWWPYGSWLTLAFLALVIGLMGYFPDTRIALIVGPGWLLLLIALYYGFGLAKGKAAAPVR, encoded by the coding sequence ATGCATCACAGCCAACCCGGACTCAAACGCAGTCTCGGCGAACGCCACATTCGGCTCATGGCGCTCGGCACGGCAATCGGCGTCGGCCTGTTCCTGGGATCAGGCGAAGCGATTCAAATGGCCGGCCCGGCAATCATGCTGGCCTACCTTCTGGGTGGATTCGTCGTTTTCGTCATCATGCGCGCGCTGGGCGAAATGGCGGTACACAATCCCGTGGCCGGCTCGTTCAGCCGGTACGCGCAGGAAGCGCTCGGCCCGCTGGCCGGTTATCTCACCGGCTGGACCTACTGGTTTCTGTGGATGGTGACCTGCATTGCCGAAATCACCGCCGTGGCAATCTACATGGGCGTCTGGTTTCCCGAGGTACCCCGCTGGATCTGGGCACTCGCGGCGCTATCCATGATGGGCGCGGTCAATCTGGTCGCCGTCAAGGCATACGGCGAATTCGAGTTCTGGTTCGCGTTGATCAAGGTCGTCGCCATCATTGTGATGATCATCGGCGGCCTGGGCATGATCGTGTTCGGCCTGGGCAACGACGGCGTGCCGATCGGCATCGGCAACCTGTGGCGTCACGGCGGATTTTTCCCGAACGGTGCGCAAGGCCTGTTGACCTCGCTGCAAATGGTGATGTTCGCCTATATCGGCGTCGAGTTGATCGGCCTGGCCGCCGGCGAAGCGGCCAAACCCGAGAAGTCGATTCCCGGCGCCATCAACTCGGTACTGTGGCGCATTCTGATTTTCTATGTGGGCGCCCTGTTCGTTATTCTGTCGATTTACCCGTGGCACCAGATCGGCGCGAGCGGCAGTCCGTTCGTCGCCACGTTCGAGCGCCTGGGGCTCAAGTCCGCTGCCGGCATCATCAACTTCGTCGTGCTGACAGCGGCGCTGTCCTCCTGCAACGGCGGCATCTTCAGCACCGGTCGTATGCTTTATAACCTCGCGCAGCAACGCCAGGCACCGGGGGTATTTGGCCGCACCGCGTCCAACGGCGTGCCCCGCCTGGCGCTGCTGGTGTCCATGGGAATCTTGCTGTTTGGCGTGCTGCTCAATTACCTGGTGCCCGGCAAAGTCTTTGTCTGGGTCACGTCGATCGCCACGTTCGGCGGCATCTGGACCTGGATCATGATTCTGCTCACGCAGATGAGATTCCGCCGCAACCTGTCGCCGGAAGAACGCCGTCAGTTGGCATTCCGCATGCCCTGGTGGCCGTATGGGTCGTGGCTCACTCTGGCATTTCTGGCGCTCGTTATCGGTTTGATGGGCTATTTCCCCGACACGCGCATCGCACTGATCGTCGGTCCGGGGTGGCTGCTGCTATTGATTGCGCTCTATTACGGCTTTGGCCTGGCCAAGGGCAAGGCGGCGGCTCCGGTGCGCTGA
- a CDS encoding ureidoglycolate lyase yields MNELRIERLTREAFAPFGDVIELAGARHYPINGGNTERYHDLARVEVGRGHALLNLFRGQPRPLPFEVKMLERHPLGSQAFVPLADTPYLVVVAPAGELDVRGMRAFVTSGWQGVNYAAGVWHHPLLALRRVSDFIVVDRGGEGANCDEQDLPQTWWLTEAALERALAG; encoded by the coding sequence ATGAACGAGTTGAGGATCGAGCGCCTGACGCGCGAAGCGTTCGCCCCGTTTGGCGACGTGATCGAGCTGGCCGGTGCGCGCCACTACCCGATCAATGGCGGCAACACCGAGCGCTATCACGATCTGGCCAGGGTGGAGGTGGGTCGCGGGCACGCGCTGCTGAACCTGTTCCGGGGCCAGCCGCGGCCCCTGCCGTTCGAGGTGAAGATGCTCGAGCGCCATCCGCTGGGCAGCCAGGCGTTCGTGCCGCTGGCCGACACGCCGTACCTGGTGGTGGTGGCGCCGGCCGGCGAGCTGGACGTGCGCGGCATGCGCGCGTTCGTCACGAGCGGCTGGCAGGGGGTGAACTACGCCGCCGGGGTGTGGCACCATCCGCTGCTGGCGCTGCGCCGGGTGAGCGACTTCATCGTGGTCGATCGCGGCGGCGAGGGCGCCAACTGCGACGAGCAGGATCTGCCGCAAACCTGGTGGCTCACCGAGGCCGCGCTCGAGCGCGCGCTGGCTGGCTAG
- the alc gene encoding allantoicase produces MAVVTLDPNAPEYVRRYVNLADPRLGAQALYATDEFFAAKERMLNPEPAVFIVGKYDENGKWMDGWETRRKRTTGYDWCIVKLARAGVLHGVDLDTSHFTGNFPPAASLDACYCPSGAPDERTEWHEILPSVSLQGNSHHYHALAGERAYTHVRVNLYPDGGLARLRLYGLPQCDWAARGADELIDLIAMENGGTVVGVNNQHFGLASNLLMPGRGVNMGDGWETRRRREPGNDWCIIALAHPGEIEKIEVDTAHFKGNYPDRCSVQAAYVTGGTAESLVTQSMFWPVLLPEQKLAMDKQHGFAEQIARLGPITHIRFNIVPDGGVSRLRLWGRLARGAKA; encoded by the coding sequence ATGGCAGTTGTCACCCTCGACCCGAACGCACCGGAGTATGTGCGCCGCTACGTGAACCTGGCCGATCCGCGGCTGGGCGCGCAAGCCCTGTATGCCACCGACGAATTCTTCGCGGCCAAGGAGCGCATGCTCAACCCCGAGCCGGCGGTGTTCATTGTCGGCAAATACGACGAGAACGGTAAATGGATGGACGGCTGGGAGACGCGCCGCAAGCGCACCACCGGCTACGACTGGTGCATCGTCAAGCTCGCGCGCGCGGGCGTGCTGCACGGGGTGGACCTGGACACCAGCCACTTCACCGGCAACTTTCCGCCGGCGGCCTCGCTCGACGCCTGCTACTGCCCGTCGGGCGCGCCCGACGAGCGCACCGAGTGGCACGAGATCCTGCCCTCGGTGAGCCTGCAGGGCAACAGCCACCACTATCACGCGCTGGCCGGCGAGCGGGCCTACACCCATGTGCGGGTCAACCTGTACCCGGACGGCGGGCTCGCGCGGCTGCGCCTGTACGGGCTGCCGCAGTGCGACTGGGCCGCGCGCGGGGCCGACGAGCTGATCGACCTGATCGCCATGGAGAATGGCGGCACCGTGGTGGGGGTCAACAACCAGCACTTCGGGCTGGCCTCGAACCTGCTGATGCCGGGCCGGGGCGTGAACATGGGCGACGGCTGGGAGACGCGGCGGCGCCGCGAGCCGGGCAACGACTGGTGCATCATCGCGCTGGCGCACCCGGGCGAGATCGAGAAGATCGAAGTGGACACGGCGCACTTCAAGGGCAACTACCCGGACCGCTGCTCGGTGCAGGCCGCGTACGTCACCGGCGGCACGGCCGAGTCGCTGGTCACGCAGTCGATGTTCTGGCCGGTGCTGCTGCCTGAGCAGAAGCTGGCGATGGACAAGCAGCACGGCTTTGCCGAGCAGATTGCGCGGCTCGGGCCGATCACCCACATTCGCTTCAACATCGTGCCCGACGGCGGGGTCTCGCGGCTGCGGCTGTGGGGCCGGCTCGCGCGCGGCGCCAAGGCGTGA
- the uraD gene encoding 2-oxo-4-hydroxy-4-carboxy-5-ureidoimidazoline decarboxylase: MNAPIVMTTLEQLGVLPKDDFVAALGGIFEHSPWVAEAAWHQRPFASVAQLHEIMCQAVRDGGQAAQLQLIRAHPELAGKLAVRGELTAESTREQSGAGLNQCTPEEFAQLQQLNQAYGEKFGFPFILAVRGHTRHSIIENFTQRLAHSREQEIEECLQQIFRIALLRLQDLVRA; this comes from the coding sequence ATGAACGCACCGATCGTGATGACTACGCTGGAACAACTCGGCGTCCTGCCAAAGGACGATTTCGTGGCCGCCCTGGGCGGCATTTTCGAACACTCCCCCTGGGTGGCCGAAGCGGCATGGCACCAGCGGCCGTTCGCCAGCGTCGCGCAATTGCACGAAATCATGTGCCAGGCGGTGCGCGATGGCGGACAGGCGGCGCAACTGCAACTGATTCGCGCGCACCCGGAGCTGGCCGGCAAGCTGGCCGTGCGTGGCGAACTGACGGCCGAGTCCACGCGCGAGCAGAGCGGTGCGGGGCTCAATCAGTGCACGCCGGAAGAGTTTGCGCAGCTGCAGCAATTGAACCAGGCCTATGGCGAGAAATTCGGCTTTCCGTTCATTCTGGCCGTGCGCGGCCATACCCGGCACAGCATCATCGAGAACTTTACGCAGCGGCTCGCACACAGCCGCGAGCAGGAGATCGAGGAGTGCCTGCAGCAGATTTTCCGTATCGCCTTGCTGCGCCTGCAGGATCTCGTGCGCGCATAA